The Miscanthus floridulus cultivar M001 chromosome 7, ASM1932011v1, whole genome shotgun sequence genome includes a region encoding these proteins:
- the LOC136465471 gene encoding uncharacterized protein has translation MPPPSPPPLLRTRDAVRKLLCPRSSRKRQAEVPALAPRKALKVSTSSTARWVVDTQAALRHCAALARADPKEAVAQGEATEAAMNQAGEEAPMPHEVGALGSGEAEASSIAEATEGEAEAPKTSEAEVAEARASRASEIEVAHARAPRTTEAEVAEARAPGPPRPRW, from the exons AtgccaccgccgtcgccaccgCCATTGCTGAGGACGAGGGATGCGGTGCGGAAGCTATTGTGTccccgttcaag CCGAAAGCGTCAGGCGGAAGTGCCCGCCCTGGCACCACGtaaggcactcaaggtgagcaccagctccaccgcccgatGGGTGGTGGACACGCAGGCCGCCTTGCGGCATTGCGCGGCGTTGgccagggccgacccgaaggaggcggtcgcccaaggagaggctactgaGGCGGCTATGAAccaagcgggggaggaggcgcctatgCCCCATGAGGTCGGGGCCCTCGGGTCAGGTGAAGCCGAGGCGTCTTcaatcgctgaggccaccgagggcgaggccgaggcccctaaGACCTCTGaggccgaggtggcagaggcCAGGGCTTCTAGGGCTTCCGAAATCGAGGTGGCGCACGCTAGGgctcccaggaccaccgaggccgaggtggcggaggctagAGCCCCCGGACCACCAAGGCCGAGGTGGTAG